GCTCtagatcggtggttctcaacctgtggatccccagatgttttggccttcaactcccagaaaaaaagagtaaaaacctggctctttgaacaagcgtttggaaatgcagcgtaaaaaataattatgaactatgaagaatgaacatggaatggctagatgATGCTACTGGACAATGAATTTAACTGGATGACACTGgtgattatgtttttatatggtttttataatattatgctgaatgttttaattgtatttttatgaatgtattgtAGGGGGGATACattgcatcaaattgctgccaattctgtaagctgccttgagtcgccttagggctgagaaaagcaggctacaaataccataaataaataaataaataaataaataaataaataaataaatagatgcaggtaaactggctgggatttctgggagttgtaggccaaaacacccggacccacatgttgagaaccaacATGCACCGTGTTATCATCCCTCCAGTGTTATCATCCATCCACTTGTTCTGTCATTGAGGACTTCCTGTTCTGTGTAATCCGCAAACCATGATGCTGCTGTGTcttgctggctgcctccctccctcccacccactcAATGGCCAGTGGAATGGCAGTTGAAGGTAGTGGGAGGGGCTCCCAACAACTGCTGGATGAGGCTGGATGGAGATGTATcttgctggctgcctccctccctccctcccacttttCTCGACTATTGCCACAGTGGCTGGGActtggtgggatttgggggtcTGAACAACAACTGAAGGACCCTTGTTATCAACTGACCAAAGTTGTTAGGAATCTTATTCCTACGAGTGCAACTGACTGTTATTTCAAAATGACTTTTTGAGTGAGTATACGTTGTTGGGGGAGGTGAATTATGGGGTGCTCAAAGATGATCTTGATtctcccagaatcctgcaggaaaCATAGTTTGGTCACGTTAGTTTGGAATTTTGGGAATTATGATCCTAAGGTCCCTCTTATGGTGCTTTTCTGGTGTGGAATAAAGTACCCACCTACATTGTCAGCTGATTTATCTGCTCAGGTGGGATTTCCTGTGCCTTTTGCATGTTTGTCTCATTAACTTGAAATTAGCAGAGTCAGTCTGGTCAATTGTGTTTCATTATGTAATAAACCAACAAATCTGTCAGAGATCCAGAGTTGATTGATTGCTCCGATCTCTTGAATAAAAATTGCTTCCAGGTCTTCACAACTGTTTAAGGATTACTACCTTGAGACTGTTTCCAGCTTCCTCTAGGAAGGTTGTGCCACTTCTTTTCAGAATAATGATCAAGGCTGAAACACCAATTCTACTATGTTGCTTCTGTGACTCACACAAATGTGTAATCTATGCCTTCAAGCAGAGCATTGTTAGGAACAGTCTGGATTTTACTATAACTTTTTAGTGGTAACTGCACCCACGCTCAGTGCCACTATATAATGCCTTTCCATCTTAAACCTCGAtcatctttcccttctcttttgcagCTGCACTGCTAGAAATGCTTTGCATTGACTATTGCCTTTTGATTTTTAGCTTGACTAGATATGGATTTTCTTCTTTGGCTCTGTCTTTGTCTTCTTGTTCAGTTTTAGTATGCCTTGGTCTTCCTTTGACTATGTGAAGGATTTTGTGGTTCAGTCTGTCTTTGGCTATTCCTTTTCTTAGGTGTTACTAATTGCATACTCATTATTCAAAAAATGTATGGTGTGCGGGTGGAAAATCCCAGAGAAAAGCAGGTACTCCAAGTGTTTGCACTGTTTGGTTGAAGGTCACAGAATTGGCTTGTGTCCTTGCCTTCATTTTCCCTCCACTCATACTAATAGTTTTAGGACATTTTTCACTCAGAAGAGACAATAATATGTCAGATACTGATAGGAAGTCTGCCTGTTGGCTGCTGCTTTAGGTGAGGAAATCTTGGAATCCTCACAAGATGTAAGATTTACCCTCTAGATCTCACAGTCCTCATTGTTGGTGTCTCCAGTGTCGTACTGGGATCTGATAGCTTTGTTCAATTGTTCTCATAGGGACTATCTGTAATATTATTGAGTTCATGCTGACTTGGTACAAGCAGTCCTCAAGTTGCAGAcaaggtttgttctcaagttgaatttgtatttatgtcagaacaggtacattttaagtgtaactccagccatatatatacacacacacacacatatacatatatagctgGCTAGCTCTGGAtagcataagtaaaggtaaaggcttccccttgacattaagactaattgtgtccgacactgggggatggtgctcatctccatttcttagccgaagagctggcgttgtctgtagacgccttaaaggttatgtggccagcatgactgcctggagcactgttaccttcccttcGAAGCAGTACcaattcatctactcacattggcatgttgttgaattactaggttggcagaagctgggctccccggattcgaaccaccaacctttcggtcagcaagttcagcagctcagcgttttaacctgctgcaccatgtggatagcataggaaaaggttaacacccctgtggtgtttattctGATGTctatgctcctgttcagaagatttcacctcactttctatccctgtaagaattggattttgaaaaaaaatggattgttatggaaacaaggattggtgctaaagctgGAGAtacccttttcccatgataactcttttaggggtgaatttccctcccACCTCTTGTTGTCttgcccccattcttaactatgagtcggatgtaagtcagatgtctgtaactcagggactgcctgtattgtgtATTGTTATGAAACTGCATTGTTTGAATGTCAGAATGATTTTGCAGGAATTTTTTTGCTCTTTTTATCTGCTATTCTTGAAAAAGGAGGGATTGTTTCAGCTTGAACACTTGCTCAGAAGTCTGCTCATAAGTGTGCATGGGGGTGCATTTTTTCAGCCAGTGATACAGCGGTAGTTCTGGAGTGAGAGCGGGATTTGATGCCCCTGCGAGGGGACACCATTATTTTTATCCATTAGTTGTGTTGCACTTGATGTTACTTTTAGTTTTGACCAGAAGTTGTGGCCTGGGAGAATGCAGAGTGCTCTGTTCCCTGGGACAACCCTGGGGAGGCAGTGGGAAGGGAAGGGGTGAtggaaggagaagcagcagctcCTTGTCCACCCCAACCGTCCTGCCTGCCTTTCCATCCTCGGCATGCTGTGCGTGACACCATGCACCTTTGCACTCCCCTGCACTTCTTTTGCTTTACCCAGTTCTTCCTTCTGGGGAAGAGGAGACGTCCATGGCTGCACTGCCTTGGCCACTGCTTGTTCTCCTGATGTGGTCTGGATGATCAGCGGAGGACTGAGCTGCTCAGCCGATCTCCTTGCAGCAGAGCAATCATATAATAGGCAAATCACAGACCCGGCTAGCCTTTGCCCTTGCTCTGGGGAGGAGGCACATTGAGAAGCCGTTAAGTCTTTGTAGATCCTCCGTGGAGGGTCTCCAGGTTAAGAATTACTGATCTAATTGTTTCCAAAACTTGGGAGGAGAAGTTGTTGCTTATTCTCTTACTTCGTTTGGCAATTCTCTCAAGCATATTTTAGTAGAGTTTAGATTTCCGTTGTGAAATCCAAAATATGCAAGAGCAATCAAAGAGAGAGCATGGTGGCTAGAGCCAGGAGTCCTAACTTGGCAGTAGTTTGATACAACAGTGGTATCTTTTGTATGCTTTAGTATTGAAATGCATTTATAGCTTTTTAATAGCTTCTGAAGAGGAGGGAGCGAGAATAGTTTTGGTCACGGCAGTAGGCCTTGACAGATTCATATGAATCAGCTCCTTTGTAACCTGATGTTATGGAAGAAATTTTAGGAATTTCCTTTTATTCGCTATATTGCTTTCTAGGTAGTGCTGAGAAACCTTGCTTGTTGTGTCTATGGGGGCTTTCAGGTAAAATGATCCCCCCCGGTAGGCAGTACATAAACATGCATAAGATCCATACTGTCTCTACATGCATTGGGGGTATAATCATGTTTCTCCCCAGTTAATGCAGAGACATATTGATCCTGTGCACATTTCCTGGAAATGCGTTAGGAGCATTAGACTAGAAGTGCACTGGGGACAGCACAGGGTGAGTGTGGGTGTGTAGTCCAGGCAAACCATGTTTCTTGCCCTGTTATGCATCACACAATGCGAGCCACTTCATTCTGGAGGATTTGGTGTGGGGAACATCTAGAACTGAAGAGCTAACAGCTTGTGCTAAGCCTCTATGTACATTTTCCAAGCCGTTGCTTATGATGGCAATCAGGTGAAGGCTACTGCTTTGCATCTGGAACGGGACTGAAGATATGAAGCTATTGAGATGTCCCAGCAACCTTAGCCAATGGAGAAAAATATTGGGACATTCTTGAAAAATATATTGGACCTAGAATAtttctctctagaaatgttcTAGGTCCTTCAGGATTACTCTTTTGTAACTTCCAGAGGAAATATACTACAGAATTGCTTGGGGGACTTAGAAAAATTTCCGAGAGGACATATTTTTGTTGGATGCAggttatagaatcataagagttggaagagaccgcgtgggccatccagtacaaccccctgccaagaatcaatcacgttcaaagtacccccaacagatggccatccagcctctgtttaaaagcctccatagaaggagcctccaccatacttcggggtagagagttccactgctgaacagctctcacagtcagaaagttcttcctaatcttcaggcgaaatcccctttcctgtagtttgaagctattgctccgcatcctagtctcgagggcagcagaaaacaagcttgctccttcctccctatgacttccccttacatagttatacatggctatcatgtttcctctcagtcttctcttctgcatgctaaacatgcccagctctttaagccactcctcataggacttgttcttcagacccttgaggGTATATGAAACTATGGGTGCCAGTTTTGCAGGTATGAGGTAGAACTGTAGTAATTGTAAGTAGCAGAACAGCTTGACACATTTTCTTCGACTAATCCTTCTCCTAAACCTACATTTTTCTCCCCGAACCCCTCTCTCCTAGATTGGTTGACTGCCACTGATGGCATGTTGAGGTCCACTGAGCAGCGGTGGAGTCGGTGTGTGACCGCAAGAGGCCTGCTCTGACAGCTGGGCACGCAACAATATGGGCCAGTGCGTCACCAAGTGCAAGAATCCCTCATCGACCCTGGGCAGCAAAAATGGCGATCGAGAGTCAAGTGGCAAGACTCATGGTAAGCGCAGCACAATCCACAAGGAGGAGCACAGCACCGGCAGCGGGAAATCGTCTGGGGACATCCTGGTTAATGGGACTAAGAAGATGGAGGTGGCTGTAGAATCCAGCCAGCTTCCTTCTTCCTCCGGGGATTCCAAAAAAGAACCTGTTTCCGGCACGGAGGAGTCCTCTCTCCACAGGACCGAGGAATTATTTAGGAGATACAAAGATGAGCGAGAAGATGCCATATTAGAGGAAGGCATGGAGCGTTTTTGCAATGACCTCTGTGTTGACCCCAccgaattcaaagtgctagtcctGGCATGGAAATTCCAAGCAGCTACCATGTGCAAATTCACAAGGTTAGTAGTGTGTGTGCCATTTGGAGATTCTTGTCCAGTTTGTTCATGgtgtaaaaggcactgaatgtttgccttgtatgtgtatgctgtaatccgctctgagtccctctgtgtgatgtatttttgaatgatggcacagatccaagtaaggtggccttttgctgttgacagattgtgattttgtcaatgtttattgtttccaaatgcctgctgagatcttttggcacggcacctagtgtaccgatgaccactgggaccatccgtactgatttatgccagagcctttgcagttcgattttgaggtcctgacaaTGGCTGcgttttttctgtttttcatcCATTTGACTGTCacttggtatggtgacatcaataatccaattttttttttcttttccacaattgtgatgcctggcgtattgtgttccaaaactttgtcagtctggattcgaaagtcccacagtatttttgcatgttcatttcccactacctttgcaggtttatgatcccaccagttctttactactggcaggtggtacttgtgacatatgtttcaatgaatcatttgggctccatagttgtgcctctgtttgtagtccgtctgtgtgattttcttgcagcagctgagcatatgatcaatggtttcaccAGCTTCCtcgcacagtctgcattttgggtattcagctgatttttcaatcctggccttaattgcatttgttttaaCGGCTTGCTTCTGgtctgcaagaatcaggccttctgtctccttcttcagggttccattagTGAGCCATAACCAAGTCTTGTCAACTTTTCattcagttttgtcaaggaactgcccatgcaattctttgctgtgccagctgtcagctctggtttgtagtgcagttttcttgtgctgatctttgtctgctgtgctttgagatgtTTCCGATTATTGAATTCAATCAAAGCAGGTTCTTAGCTTTCctttattgatttgtttgtttgtttgtttattattattactatttatttatttatttatttatttatcgtatcagaagcaagcctaacttttaaaaaaacacacacacataaagaagtgaaccgagggaacaattgtaatgtattaaaaaaacacaaagtttcagaaacttggcattatactaaatgtcctttgaccagtagctggccacttggagtgcctctggtgttgctataagaaggtcctccactgtgcatgtggcagggttcaagctgcattataataggaggtctgtggtttgctcttctccacactcacatgtcgtggcctccactttgtagccccatttcttaaggttggctctgcatctcgtggtgccagagcgcagtctgatcagcgccttccaagtcgcctagttttctgtgtgcccaggagggagtctttcatttggtatcaggcattgattgaggtcctgggttttagcctgccacttttggactcttgcttgctgaggtgttgcagcgagtatctctgtagatcttagaaatctatttcttgatttaagtcattgccaTGCTACAACTATTATTAAAACTTCATtcataccccgccatcatctctcAAAGGGAACTTGGGGTGGCTGACTACCTGAAGGACAATAGTGTAACTagtctcactttctttcttttcacagGACAGAGTTCTTTGAGGGCTGCAAAGCAATAAATGCAGACAGCATTGATGGGATTTGTGCCCGGTTCCCCAGCCTCTTAAACGACGCCAAACAAGAGGATAAGTTCAAGGATCTCTACCGTTTCACTTTCCAGTTTGGCCTGGACTCCGAGGAGGGGCAGAGGTCGCTGCATCGGGAAATAGCCATTGCTCTCTGGAGACTGGTCTTCACGCAGAACAAGCCCCCCATCTTGGACCAGTGGTTACACTTCTTGAACGAGAACCCCTCAGGGATCAAGGGAATCTCCCGGGACACGTGGAACATGTTCCTCAATTTTACTCAGGTCATTGGGCCGGACCTTAGCAATTACAGCGAAGACGAGGCTTGGCCCAGTCTCTTTGATACCTTTGTGGAGTGGGAAATGGAGCAGCGGAGGAAGGAAGGTGACACCAAATGCGCGGCAGCTTCACAGACAGCAAATCTCTTTGCAGACCACTGTCCTTAGCGCCCTTTGAACTCGGCAGCGACCTGCTGCGACCTGTTAACCTTTCATGACCTGTAAGCTCTGGACTCCTCTGGAATTTACAGACGCTCCAGATTTTTCTACTTTCCACCTTTCTCTGCCTTGTATTTCGAAAGGGCTCTAAAATGCTGTATCCATATTTTAGGCACTTTCTTTAAAATTTGGGGTTATTCCTGTTTCTTCTTTTCCTGAAATGTTTGACCCTGGCTGCAAGTTCAATgatttttgggtttgttttttttaaaaaaaattgagattTGGTATCATTACGTCTCGATGTTGGTTacacaactttttttttaaagaagaaattttCCGTTGGTTAAATTAACATTGCTAAATTATCCAGTGCCAGATTGAAATTCTGCAAAGTtacatcttttttttaatgttttcaggGCAGGTCTATACTGTGTGTAGTGCTGTTTACattgttgaattttttttaaagattgtgATAATTTTAAAGTTTATACCATGAATGAATAACAGTGTTAACTGTTAACTACAAAATGCATTTAATTCCCAGGTAAAGAAGAATTTGAAAGCCAATGAAAGCAGCAGTATTTTTTTTAGTGTATGTACGTGTGGCAtgggcagggttttttttttttgatggatAAAAACATTATTGGATTTCTGTGAGATTTCCAagctgtgtgaccatgttccagaagcattctctcctgatgattcacccatatctatggcaggcatcctgagagattgcgaggtctgttggaaactaggcaagtgagtgaggtttatatatctgtggaataatgtccaggttgggagaaagaactcttgtctgcttgaggcaagtgtgaatgttgcaattgcctaGCTTGATAAGCATTGactagtcttgcagcttcaaggcttggctgcttcctgcctgggggaatcctttgttgggaggtgattagctggccatgattgtttcttgtatgcaattaccctgtttttgagtgttgttctttatttactgtcctgattttagagttttttaataattGTAGCCagatttgttctttttttcttttcatatcaggagttactcgtgaaactgcaagttgcttctggtgtgagagaattggttgtctgcaaggatgctgtccAGGAAATGCTCAGATTTTTTTTGGTGCTTtgtcacccttgtgggaggcttctctcatgtccccgcatggggagctggagctgacagagggagctcatccgcgctatccctggattcaaacctccgtcctgtctgtcttcagtcctgctggtacaagggcttaatccattgcaccactgggggttcctattgattttgttcatgaaaccatgaaaatcagggccagctaatcacctcccaacaaaagaaggcaggaagcagtcaagcCTTGAAgctcaaggctattcaatgctaatcaagctggctaattgcaacattcacacttgcctccagtagcgaagagttctttctcccaccctggacgttattccacagatatataaacctcactcacttgcctagtttccaacagacttcacaacctctgaggatgcctgccatggatgtgggcaaaacgtcaggagagaatgcttttggaacctggccatacagcaacccagtgattccagccatgaaaaccttcgacaacacaaaaaacATTCTTTTTGTTTGAAATAATATATTGTACCTTAATCACTTTTTTGATTTCACGGTGAAGTCACAGCAGCTGCATGATCTGGTTTGGGAAGGGGAGCGCTTTCTTTCCAGGACACTGGAAAGGAAGCTCCCAAAGTTTGTTGTTTTCTGCCCTCTTTTCAATAAGAAAACTACTGGCAAAGGGTTTAGTATTAACTGTAAGGTGTGAAAGCTTTCTACATGTTGCTAAGAAATGGGAAAATTGGCACAAGCTCCTCTAAATGATTCACTTGGAAGCAGTTTCCTCCCTGATGTAGGCTCCCAAGGTAGGAGAAGGGCCACAAAGCAGGCCTCATGCGGTTTGCAGGTCAAACGCTGAGCATCCCTTGCTTCATGGAAAGGTACAAAAGAGCAATGCTACCTCTGTTTTCTAAATGCCAGAATCTTCTCCCCATTATCCCCTCTTAAAGAATGGATGGGATTTTCACGGTGGTCAGGAAAGGCTGTGATTAAAAGTCAAACTTGGTGGCATATCTTCCCGATTTGGAAGAGAAGTGGCAAATTTCCCACCAGGGAAAGAAACACTGCTTCAAATAAACATTCTGTTCCAATTTTTAGATAATTGGTGCCTGGTTAGAAATGTTAACGTTATTtgggtaagttttttgggctgtatggtcatgttccagaagtattttctcctgacatttcgcctgcatctatggcaggcatccgtaGAGGTTGTGAGTTAACTTTATTTGGTTAATAAGTTACAGTATATTCAAAAATGTGTAAAGAACCGCCAAATTTTAACAGTGACCCCATTTCTTCTCTGAATTAACAAATTTGCATCTGGTAGTTTCCTCAATGTTCTGACAATGACCCCTGCGCCTTTTTAAGTTGCTCCATCTGAACAGAGATTTCTTTTTTTGATATTTGAAAATGCAGTTGCACCAGTTGGATTTCTACTTGTCCAGGAATCGGGTGCCAACACTGTTGAGAATTTGTTGAATGTGAACATAACCTGTTTCCCCgtaaataagacatcccctgaaaataagacctagtagagattttgctgaattgctaaatataaggccttccccaaaagtaagacctagcaaagtttttgtttggaagcatgctcCCCCTGGTGGTCAGAAGCTGCAATACTGTCCCTGCTGTACAAATGGTCCAGAAACTGCTGTGGGAGATTGTTCCAGTCCCCAAATAGTGTGTGGGAGCCAGGGACTTTACAGCCCTTATTTTTTGTGGCCCTCTGTGTGAGGgccaatatatttattatatactgacatctactgtacagtatataataaatgttcatttaatctatataaataaaaatgtaatgttcgttagggggattaacagaactcaaaaaccacttggcgaattgacaccaaatttggacactacacccctaacagaccaatgagtgaccatcactcataaactcctccccaaaaacagcagaaaggacttatacactccaaaaagctaaatgacaatatagCGCATGCacgaaagcgacagctcccagcatcccccagaccaggccctttaggagaggaggatgctccaaatgcactgcttcaaagctgcaagcttgcttctccttggatttctttgagagcatcccaatccatacatatttcctatttcctattcctggactgtaactcccagcaagcctccagatagataagatacatagattagatagagctagatagtaggtagatagatcaatcaatcaggaggactgctgggagttacagtccaagaataggtagagaaggaagaaaggagagaaagaaaaagggaggagagggaaggaaggagagaaagagagagaaaagattggccacagcaatgcgtggcggtaCAGCTGGTGGTGttcaataaatgtgaattcttcttcatagAAAAATAgggcatcccctgaaaataaaacCTAGCACATCTTTGGgggcaaaaattaatataagacactgcATTATCTTTGGGGAAACAGGGTAGACGGCTCATGTTGGTCTGACTCTGCAATAGGTTGTTGtagcttttcgggctgtatggccatgttctagaagcattctctcctgatgtttcgcctgcatctatggcaagcatcctcagaggttgtgagacctcttGAGGAcgcttccatagatgcaggcgaaatgtcaggagagaatgcttctagaatatggccatacagcccgagaaacctacaacccagtaattctggccatgaaagcctccgacaatacattgactctgcactgtttttaacaggatgaatattctatttatttaacCTTTTATGTACACTTGGGAGTATTTGCTTGCCTGGAACCTAAAAAGAGAGAGTTTTGTTAATGACTAAATGGTTTTGTCACGacgtcaaaaaaacaaaacaaacaaaaacaccaaaaaacaaaaacccaaacagCCAAGAAACCAAACTCACTGCACTTGCTAGCACTgtggaacttggaaaaagggaCAGCTGCTGAGGCTTTCACCTGAAGCAATCCTAGCCTTcatgttactgttttaaa
The sequence above is a segment of the Anolis sagrei isolate rAnoSag1 chromosome Y, rAnoSag1.mat, whole genome shotgun sequence genome. Coding sequences within it:
- the LOC132782007 gene encoding DCN1-like protein 3 — its product is MGQCVTKCKNPSSTLGSKNGDRESSGKTHGKRSTIHKEEHSTGSGKSSGDILVNGTKKMEVAVESSQLPSSSGDSKKEPVSGTEESSLHRTEELFRRYKDEREDAILEEGMERFCNDLCVDPTEFKVLVLAWKFQAATMCKFTRTEFFEGCKAINADSIDGICARFPSLLNDAKQEDKFKDLYRFTFQFGLDSEEGQRSLHREIAIALWRLVFTQNKPPILDQWLHFLNENPSGIKGISRDTWNMFLNFTQVIGPDLSNYSEDEAWPSLFDTFVEWEMEQRRKEGDTKCAAASQTANLFADHCP